The DNA window ATATGAACACCTAATAAACACAAAATGCACAGATGGTGgtgaaatctgttttgtttttagtttccaTCGTTTATAATGAGTTAGTCACCTAATAAGACCATTTCATTGTTTTGTGTTCAGCTGAATGCCGCTGTTATTGGCTGTTTACCTGTAGGTAACATTTGCTATACAATAGTCTTTATTTGTTCTACATTATTTAGTAAAAGCTTGTCATTCATTTCAGATTGCAGAGTCAATATTGATTGTGTTAGGCATTTTAGATCATTTACTATTACCAAAGCAAGACCTGACATAATATGGCTTTGTATTTCACCGCGTGCTGGACTCAATGATTTCCAAACATGTTTGTGGATCgggtaataaaatacaatgtaacctTTGTACCTATGCAGAAGTCATGTAAAACTAATTTCTTTTCCTTGTGTTACCATGTAAAGATCTAGAACTGAAATGGCGGAGAAGAGCTGAGCACAAGCGTTGGTGGAGGAAATAATCAATCTTAGGGAATTTCCCAggtataaaaaagtaattgtaaacAATAACCTGTGTTTTCCTCACTACCATAATAAAAGGCCAGTCTAACCAAGTCTGGTGGCATGTGTAGGATCAAGACTTCCTAAATCCCTTGTATAGGCCAACAATAGGATTTCCCTGACATGCCATGTGCTTACTTACTGTGCCTACTCACTTGGAAACTTTGGGTGTTCCCACGCACCTTTTGCATATTCCAGCTAttctacattatatataaaaatcaaaaagaatgtGACACCTTAAAATAGCCAAAGCAGTTTTACAGACCCAGTAAATCAGAGCTCACAAAGttttgttgattattattattattattattNNNNNNNNNNNNNNNNNNNNNNNNNNNNNNNNNNNNNNNNNNNNNNNNNNNNNNNNNNNNNNNNNNNNNNNNNNNNNNNNNNNNNNNNNNNNNNNNNNNNNNNNNNNNNNNNNNNNNNNNNNNNNNNNNNNNNNNNNNNNNNNNNNNNNNNNNNNNNNNNNNNNNNNNNNNNNNNNNNNNNNNNNNNNNNNNNNNNNNNNNNNNNNNNNNNNNNNNNNNNNNNNNNNNNNNNNNNNNNNNNNNNNNNNNNNNNNNNNNNNNNNNNNNNNNNNNNNNNNNNNNNNNNNNNNNNNNNNNNNNNNNNNNNNNNNNNNNNNNNNNNNNNNNNNNNNNNNNNNNNNNNNNNNNNNNNNNNNNNNNNNNNNNNNNNNNNNNNNNNNNNNNNNNNNNNNNNNNNNNNNNNNNNNNNNNNNNNNNNNNNNNNNNNNNNNNNNNNNNNNNNNNNNNNNNNNNNNNNNNNNNNNNNNNNNNNNNNNNNNNNNNNNNNNNNNNNNNNNNNNNNNNNNNNNNNNNNNNNNNNNNNNNNNNNNNNNNNNNNNNNNNNNNNNNNNNNNNNNNNNNNNNNNNNNNNNNNNNNNNNNNNNNNNNNNNNNNNNNNNNNNNNNNNNNNNNNNNNNNNNNNNNNNNNNNNNNNNNNNNNNNNNNNNNNNNNNNNNNNNNNNNNNNNNNNNNNNNNNNNNNNNNNNNNNNNNNNNNNNNNNNNNNNNNNNNNNNNNNNNNNNNNNNNNNNNNNNNNNNNNNNNNNNNNNNNNNNNNNNNNNNNNNNNNNNNNNNNNNNNNNNNNNNNNNNNNNNNNNNNNNNNNNNNNNNNNNNNNNNNNNNNNNNNNNNNNNNNNNNNNNNNNNNNNNNNNNNNNNNNNNNNNNNNNNNNNNNNNNNNNNNNNNNNNNNNNNNNNNNNNNNNNNNNNNNNNNNNNNNNNNNNNNNNNNNNNNNNNNNNNNNNNNNNNNNNNNNNNNNNNNNNNNNNNNNNNNNNNNNNNNNNNNNNNNNNNNNNNNNNNNNNNNNNNNNNNNNNNNNNNNNNNNNNNNNNNNNNNNNNNNNNNNNNNNNNNNNNNNNNNNNNNNNNNNNNNNNNNNNNNNNNNNNNNNNNNNNNNNNNNNNNNNNNNNNNNNNNNNNNNNNNNNNNNNNNNNNNNNNNNNNNNNNNNNNNNNNNNNNNNNNNNNNNNNNNNNNNNNNNNNNNNNNNNNNNNNNNNNNNNNNNNNNNNNNNNNNNNNNNNNNNNNNNNNNNNNNNNNNNNNNNNNNNNNNNNNNNNNNNNNNNNNNNNNNNNNNNccactttagtaagggctgtttcagtggagtgggcagctctaaaaccagactggagggggtcaaggagagagttggtgctcaggtaatgggtgagtcttttgtagacaaggcattcaagaactttggagacatatgggagaagggagataggatggtagttgggggatagggaggggtccagtgagggtttgtttaggatagggagaattatggcatgtttaaaagctgaggggtttttaccagtagaaagggagaggttgaatagtttgcattattttatatgttaacaTAGGTTGAATAAATGCAGCTTAGATGAGTgtcaaatgcagcaaaaatgGTGCAAAAATGGTGCATGTACAATATTTAAGTGTAGTGCACAACAATGCACAGTAAtagtgcactgcaatgcatagGTCTTGAATGTGGTAACACTAATAAATGGCACGTATACATTACACAAAAATGGCAATACAGCAGTATACAAAATGCCTTAATGCATGAAACACCAGAGCCAAACCATGTGCTCCCAGGGTTCCAGGCAGGATTCATACTTTTTGGCTGATGCATATTTTGCCTTGTAAATAACTAATTGGCATTAAAGTGCTTGTTGGTATTGTATAAATCACAAGTGAACACTTAATACAATTTAATGCATATCATAACACACTCATGGTAATCTGAGTTATAATGCGATATAAAGTGCATGTCAATGTGTGAATTTTAGTGGCACATCTGTGTAAGAATGTATGGGCATCTCCCTAATTATCTCATGCTTATTTGAAGTATTTCTTTACCAAACTCTTTTGCTTGACCTGGttgttctcaattttttttacatttgtggcaCATTATTATTTGCTAAGTGAAATAGGGCAACATATGCTCCTGCAGGGTGCTTCAATATTTTGGAAAACACTGACTTGTTTGACATGTCTGTCCTGTTTAGTTGAGATCCTCCTCCAAGAGCTGGCAGGCTTCTGGTTGCTGTATGAGTATTAAGATTATAACCCAATGCAATTAATTTCCTAATAAGggttgctttatatatatatagagcaatGGCAATGTGCAAGTGAAGGTTTTATTAATCATATGAAGGTcataataatacagtataatCTTTAGCCTGGCACATGCTGTACACAGGATTAGGTCTATTCTtcctgataatatatatatatatatatatatatatatatatatatatatataaatcgtAGTAGAGCAAATAATTTGCTGCCAAACTcagggggtatttggcatcatttaTCTCAGTTTCACCTGGAGAAGGgaataaagggcctggataaggctgtaagTATATGTTGTACTGTATATTTGGTACTCTTTAATTGgcatccaggcccggagtgtcctggaaggaatgagtGGGCCAGGCACTTCATCCCTCTTCCAAGCCAAATATTAAGGATAGCTTGAACGCACCTGACTGAGGATaaaaaagagcacctgtcttTAAGATGGGGGATTTGCAGTCTATGGCCATGGGGCTGAGGTGGACAGGCTGTGTGTGGCTTGTATGCTGAGAGAGCCCAGGAGGCTCCAAGGAGTTTAGATGTTTAGATCTGCAGGACCAACAGCTCTGTGACaaccaggaggctaaatttgtgttttattccCCTGTCATGCTGTAATGACTCCGATCCCCTATGAGGGAAATGTCTGAAGATTGCTTTGAGTTGACATTTGggtaaataaaagtgggcagagaaCCCTAAAATTAGGCTGGAGCCTGAAATGCCTTTTTGCAGTGAGTGCATTTATATGTAATTCTCACAATATATATCCCTCACATGTGATACTATTTCTAGTATGTGTATAGATATACAGTCCTTTGTGTAtagatatacagtggtaccttggtataagttaTTAATCCGTTCCAGAACCTTGGAATTATagcaaacaggatttataccaaacaaatttttcccataagaagtaaaaggaaaatgattaatccgttcccatgaaaaaaaatcctattgttattggcatattatacattgatggggctgtataaaataatttaaacactgcttaatactaaaatacataactacaaaggcaattagatgaaataaatgaaaatttaatctcactttaccttgctgagaagagtccagtgcgtggtgctgagaagggaggaggaggagatgttatgtaattcacagagagttatagcgcgggttgttcactgaatggtagcaactggcgtactgacgctcgtgggcagtcctGGCTTTGTCTCGATAGAGGTCAATAAGGATAGTGCAGTGTTATGACCcatttgacccatacaagttctagcacaaaggttgtataccaagcaaaatattttgtgtccAAACTTGACTTATACCAAgctggacttattccaaagctgatttatactgaggtaccactgcaCTTGGTATCTTGATATATATCTTCaatgatttattttctgtttttcctggAAAAACATAAGATCTGAAACTACTGTAGTCTGTATCATACAAATCTTGTAAATTGTGAGACGTTAAATACCCATGAGGTGCTggttttactttttgtgtttattgacCTGATTCCCAACTGGCTGTACTAAGTGTACAGGTTCTCCCTTATTGTGTTTGCATAATTGatgtatactgttatgtttgtaggattatattatacaaattaaataaaggattttatctagttttaatcaagtttgccataaagagctaatttttaatctaaaatctaatttttctaATTACTCATGGATTGCTAACTTAGGTCTAAATCTACCTCCCTGCCAAATAGATGAACCGAGGTGACCTGGTTATCCGGGGAAGCTCACTGTGGGGTCAACCTGTGGGATTATTTCTTCCTGGACATAGACTTCACCCAAAGCCATGGTCATTCCTGACAACCATTAATACTGTTTCAAGAAAAGAAAAGCCTGCCAGTAGATATAATTAGGAATCTTTAAATGTTTCTGTTGCTGTCCATCATTGTTTTTCACTGTTTCATGCACTGTATAGCCAAAGTTGAGAAAGAAAATGTGTTCGATGACTATGAAAAAGCAAACTGCTTTGCTGGACTTGTATACCttggtcctattttttttaaccaaatatgtTTCCCTGAGTGGTAGCTCTATTCAGTGTACATGGTCAAGAGAACCATAAAGCAACTGTGAAGTCTGGAATGGCACTGGGTACTGTGACTCATCAGGATGGAGTTAATGTTACATAAGGCAGTAATTACAAGGTATTACCCTGAATTTTGGGAACTCTGGGACTAATTAGAATACATGGCAATATCTGAATTGGATGCTGAAACGTAACCATAGCCTGCAGTTAAAATATGAATTTGGATGACTCCTCCCAGGTACCCcccagtttttcttttatttatcttaGTAGGTAAACTGGAAAAGTTTGAGGAAATCCCTACAGCCAAAGAGAATAGACAGCCCTCTGCTGACACCATTTTCACaatttatattcacatatatcCTGCATGTGTTGTACAGATAGACATGTGACATTATGATAAGTTTAACTTTTCAGAAtgtatttaacaataaatgttcAGCTATTGCTCTGGAATTAATAACTTTGGCTATTCCAGCTCACTTGTTATACGTGAGTACTAAAACTTTACCATTTCCCTGCTTTTCTGCAGTTTGAAGTTGGCTTCCCATGGTTATGTTTGTTTCTTCTTGATTGattcttctatatttttattaaaaaaacatattgaaaactTTACAGTCAACTATATACTGTTGCAGTTTAATGTGGTCTTGTATGTACATTTCTAACATAAgcatgtacaattatttttttaaagctcaaaaTACACAGTTAATACACATGCACTTAATGCCTGAATAGAAGTTTATTTCAGTTGAATGCTTGCTTACAAAGAAGAGCCAGTGAGATCAGAGTAAAGCACACAGAAACTTGCCATATGAAAGGCACAGCAGTGTATACAAGACACTTTACTTCCTGCTCTGCCAGAGCTGTTCTGATATGACTGAGCTGCTTCTTGCCTGAATGTTACATGCTGACAACGAAATAAACTTGTGTAAGTATTGCTGATTTCCTAATTGCCGATATGTCTCCATCCTGGTCACAGTGTTTAGGTTTTcttgtttcaatgtttttcttgtttcaaTTTTGTGAGCCCCCTGTTTATATTTGCAGGTGtataatatcataaatatatataaaatatatataaaagaaaaacaagttacAAATACATTGCAAGCcatataaaccaacacaaggaatCTGATTAGCTGCTATGAACAACTACATGATTTATTGTGGTTTCTCATTTTTATATCTAAGTCTATTGAcaccatttatatttattctacatGAATCTGCAGGTAAAGGATCGGTGTTATCTGTAACTTTCTTTCTATGTAAACTAACATGCAGCTATTACAGTCACTGATTGTTTAATTTAAGTTAGAGATTGGTAAATAAGGAAGGTGCTCTGATTTTTGTGCATGTTAAATAAGCTAGAGCAGTAGTTCCTCTTTCAGTTCCTTTTGCCGTTTGCATGAAGACCAAGGCATTTCACAAGCTCCCAGCTATTGTTATTTAGTCCTTGTGACACTCAATCTACATGGGGAACTTAAGTGATCTGAGAAGAGCGAAAGCTGAAATACAGGgaaaacacaaatgaatgcagctctgtaattattaGTACATTATCATTTTATCAGGTATCAGGCGGTTTCTTTTCCAGTATAGCAAGGCTGGAGCAtaggaggaggaagcagcacaTCACCCCAGCCAATACCAATCGAAGGACAAAGCAGAGTGACAGGGTGAGCTTATCATTGTAATTTTACTGTCCAGTAAGAGGCTAAATTACTAATGctgaacaaatacatttctgactTTTTATCTCATTGTTTTGAAGCTATTGGACCAGTATGGGagttcagaattttcactttacataaaagggtagacaacccttttatgtaaggtaaaaattctgtttgttctttgtaaaaaaaagggtgcagcctaggcagtcgagaataaatgggagcgcaaagcctccagggatacctacgtcacacatcccgggaagctcttgggttctccttttgggcatgctcgagcatcttaggcatgcgcaagaggagcccttttgtcaaaagcatgcgcagtgagatcggtaagtttttttcccatctacgtcacctgatctcgcacctgtgtcaggtgacttaggaagaaAAACCAGGACAAAGAGGAGAGGATTGCGATGCCCGGAGCGCTGGCCCAAggatggatgctgggacgacgcgggacctgatggaagaaacctccggactgaTCAACAGCCCTGCGGGactaaaggtaagtggattttctttgttttgggggacttttgagatTAGTTCTTCTTTAGTGTAATGATTTTACTCCCTACAAATTTTCATTCAAGagacaatgtaatttattgtagAACTGTCCAGTACCCAATAAAGTGAGCCGGTTACATTTCCATCTAAATTGTACTGTTGTGGATCAGACTGaactattacttttattattaatataattattataaatataataattaggatttatatagagccaacatattacacagcgctgtacattaaaactaGGTATTGCTTTCACTTTCTATTGTTGAATTTTTGCTGCTAGTTCCTAATTAACTTTACccaaaatttaacaaattttcactttgatttttaaaattaaattagggATCTGCCTATAGCCAAGGGTCATGGGCTCTACGTCTacgtgggcagcacagtggctcagtggttagcactctggcctttgcactgctaggtcccaggttcgaattttggctaggactctatctgcatggagttcgcaggttctccccgtgtttgcgtgggtttccgcggggtacaccggtttcctcccatatcccaaaaaacatgcagctaggttttAAAGTCTATCCCCAAATTGACCATAGATTGACCATAGATTGACCATAGactttaataatgacatatgactatggtatccctttgagggacagctagtgacatgactatggactttgtacagcgctgtgtaatatgatggtgctatataaatactgtgtaataataataataatacatataaggtggtatatatacagtataccagTTACCATAGATGGAAGCTGGATAAAGGACAAGGTTAAGGACTCTTTCTCCTCTCCTGTGTGACAATTGGCCATATGCTGAGCGCTGCAGTCTGATGAGTTATGGAAGAGTGATGTTCGTCTCTATAAACTTTACACCTGGCTTCAGGCAAACAGGCATAGGTGTGTAGATAATCTGTGCTCTTTGCCTTTGTTATATAAAAGCTTTTCTAAACTGAAACCAATATACATTTATaggttatttttacagttttcatgTAAAGTGATCCATGTGTATacgtacatttaaaaatatgttaacaatCTATACTGCCTAAATTGAATCTTATACCTCATTTACCATGATTCCTTTTATTACACTAACATTTTCTTCttgtttataaagtaaaaatatacctACAAGCCCACAGGCTGTGAACCTTTTCTCACCCCAGCCCTTATACTACAGGTCTTCCCTATAACCCCTTGGTCATTGGAAAATCTAGTGCAATGTGAATCTGTTTATTCTACAAGATTATGGGATTTCTATCATGGGATTACCTAGAAACTAAATTTTCTtaggatatgtgatgtaggtatcccaggaagcaaCAGAAGGGTCACATATTGCCGTAACCTAGGTGGGAATTGAGGAAGTAATATTATGCAGATACAAGTTttgaaaaaagtcataattttgGTAAAGGGGAGGAGgtataaaagagataaaaaaaaggttacatttttgcTTCAAATCTGCAGTATTGGGTGCACATATCTTGGTAATTCATAGgctattttaaaattttagtaattactaaagaatttaaatattttcagtaatgcttatattttttactttttaggtggAAACATGcaattttctgtaaatatgtaATCTCTTTAAAATCTGTGAATGGAAAAAGACCAACGTGGAAATATGGCTGAATTTATCCTCATCCTATTTTTCATCTTTGCCTCTATGTTCATTGATATACAGTGTATTGAACATCCACTCATTAAGGATCAGGACCTTGTTACCAACTACTCCTATCATTCATTGGGTTCTGTCCCAACAAATATCTCTCTAGAGACAACTGTACTGGATCTGTCACATAATAATATCCTAAACCTTGAAACAACAGACCTCAACAATCTGTTGCTACTGAAAGTTCTCAATATTTCGTATAATTTACTCACTAAtctgaacaaaaatgtatttgactcTAACAAATCCTTAAAACATTTGGATTTATCTAACAACAAGCTTGAGAATGTCTCTTGTACATTTCCAGATAGCCTTCAGTATTTGGACATTTCATACAATCATTTCAGAACATTGTCTGTATGTAAAGATTTGGGAAATCTATTACAACTGGAGTATTTGGGGTTTGGTGCTCAGCAGATCCTAAAATCAGATTTTGAAGCAGTCTCTCAAATAAAACTACAACGTGTCTTTATGGATTTGGAAAATCTATTGGATTATCAAAATGGCAGCTTACTCATGCTGAATACAAGGTATCTTCACCTTGATTCTCTGTCCTTGAAAAAGGatattttcagtttactttttgaTGCTGTGAATGTATCTGAGTCTTTGGAACTGTCCAATTTTGACAAGTTTCAATATGAATTTAAGAGCTACATACCAGCAATAGCCAATAATTCCAGAGTCACTCATTTAACTATGATTGGCCTTTCCTTACAATGGAATATTCTTACCTTTGTCCTTCAGAATATATGGCATTCGTCAGTTGAGAAGTTCCATCTGTCTGAATTTACATTGGAAGGGATTATCAAAGATCTTAATTTTACCTATTCCAATTCTTCCATGAAAGAGGTTTACATACacaatattgaaaataaagtCTTCTTTTTTAACCAAACAATACTGTACAGACTGTTTTCTGAAATGAACATCACAAATTTGACAATAACTTCTGCCAATTTGCTCTTCATGGAGTGTCCTTTAAAACCTAGCAGCTTCGAACACTTGGACTTTACCAGTAATGCAATGGCTGATGATGTCTTTCAAGGCTGTTCAACGATGCCTAAACTGAAAACCCTAATAATGGCAGACAATAAGCTGCAAAAGTTATCCAAGGTGAGCTCCATGACAAACAAAATGATATCCTTACAACATTTTGACGTTAGTCGGAACCAGCTTCTTTACAATGAGGAACAATGCGGATGGTCGCAAAGTATAAGGAAGCTGAATTTGTCTCTTTGTTCCTTGACCaattctgtttttaaatgtttgccaaaaaataTTACATGGCTGAATTTGGCTAAAAATGAGTTAACATATGTGGTATTAGACATGACCCATTTTGAaaaattagaatatttaaatCTCGGGTATAATCGATTATTTGATTTGCCAGACTGTACATTGTTACCTCGTCTAATGATGCTCCATGCTGAACACAATCAAATTCCTTATCCATCTGATGAAATATTTCACAAGTGTAAAAATGTTTCCAGTATAAGCATGGGACACAACCCATTCCACTGTTTTTGTGAGATAAGAACATTTATTCATGAAGTGATGAAATCACCAAAGAAACTGATTGGTTGGCCAAAGAATTATGTCTGTGAACACCCTGACAATTTTAAAGGTGTGATGCTGGCTGACTTCTACATGCCTGAAATATACTGTAACATCTTTATTCTGGTCCCAGTTATAGTTGTGCCAATTATAGTTGGATTTGCTCTGCTGTTTACTATATGCAAATATTGGGATGTGCCatggtatttaaaaatgatttggcaGTGGTCACAGACAAAGAGCCGGACCAGGAAATCCATGAAAGGCAACTGGGAACTCGGAAGAGATTTCGACTTTCATGCGTTTGTCTCTTATAGTGAACAGGATTCATCTTGGGTTAAGAATATTATGTTGCCAAGTATAGAGAACATGGACAACTCAATACGGATCTGTCAGCATGAGAGACATTTTTTGCCAGGAAAACCCATTGTGGAAAACATTATTAATTGTATTGAGAAGAGCTACAAGTCCATCTTTGTTTTATCTCCTCATTTTGTTCAGAGTGAGTGGTGCCATTATGAACTTTACTTTGCTCATCAACAACTGTTTTCTGAAAAGACAGACAACTTAATTTTAATTCTACTTGAACCAATTCCTCAGTACATCATTCCTTCAAAGTACTCCAGACTAAAAGCACTTATGGCAAAAAGGACATTTCTGGAATGGCCAAAGGAGAAAAGCAAGCATGGCCTTTTCTGGGCTAATGTAAGAGCAGCAATTAGCATCAACTTGTCAGATCCACATCACGAAAAAAGTCCTGAAACCCAGTCTCTCCTACATGGACAGAGCAATACCCACTATGGCGCCATGTCTGACCTAAGTGAAAGCACATAAGAAGACTATCTGTCTGAATGTTTTACTTTCATCAGACTACAGTAACATTGATCTGTCATATTTTGCCTTCGGGTATACTAGAAAAAGCCACAAAAGATCCATGGGATTTATTTACTCTCAAAAACATGGGTAGCTAACTACAAGAACTGTTACTCTTAACTGCATATAATAGtggtgaaaatgttatttcatttacctttaaaaagactgaaaatgatCAGAGGAAAGTCACTAGTAATGTGTACAACATGTTTGATGTACACCATCCTTGGATACCGGTACAACCATTAGGCAAACTTTTTGCACTGCTTGCAAACACTGTGGAACATATACTAGCCTCGAACTTTAAACTGaaggatttgtgttttaaatgtagtAGTTAAATGAAGAGAGTAACTCTAGCTGTACAGATCATGGGATTGCCATGGGGCTTGTTATCACAATGTGTCTATATACGCCTTTCTCTCTTTTTGAAATTCCAAGCGGATAAAGTTGGCGACCATATTTGTTTTGCAATGGCTCTAATGCTGTCTGATTGTAAATGATTTAGGCAGCATTAACATTTGTTACTACGTTAGGGTAACATAAATGtgttgtgtatataaaaaatacaaatatccgGTACTACGGGAAGGGCTAGGGTTAAAAGGGGGCAAGGAGATGGGGATGTTGCCTGTTCTCCCCAAGATAATAGGAGTCTATgcagttgggcctccctctttagtatattaaattacagaaaaaccatggagtgcaaggagaaagcaaaaaaagaggttttgagactcaagagttttaagtcaagctatgaatgtattaatatatatttacttcatatataacaaggtcataaaaatacatagttcacaaacctagagcatgtagtacattgttttgcctggttatgttatacaagaaacacagTAGTAAAAGTATTATTGCaggttaacataacatgttctgttggttacacctatttctgttctgagtcacagaaatgtggtgttttactagacaaattattgctagcatgaacagtagacagcaaagaaaaatgagaaaaggtagtattataataagaccgtattttctgtatacaagtccccgacgcgtttcgcccagattaggcttcttcagggggatatGACTTTATACGATTAATAGTAGATGGTATAGTGATCGGTTCTGAGTGATATATTCAGAACAGTAGTTCTTAAAGTAGTGTTGATACACaagtaggattcatttaaactaacaaaattgttgagTACCCATTGATGAGAAATTAGCGTGAATAAGGGTATTCATCCTGTGGTCTTGTGCTTATAaaaggttgcaggttgtataTTGAATATATAGAAGTTGAAGACCCGCAAGTTGTGATTGTTGCATAGTCAAATGCTAGCaaagaaaactatatatttatatatatatatatatatatatatatatatatatataaaactatataactatatatatataattcatatttcTGTGCcagtctttttttaaagcaattaagTGTATTGCAACATTACTACTGAATAATGGATAGGTCCAAAAAATGCAGTCATCTTATACAACATATCTAGCCAAGAGAAATGTGTACAATAAACAAAACCTTGGTGCCAACAACATTTGCTGTTCATCCTGGTGTTATGGATAGCtctatgttttgtatgtttatctgaaAGTTTGTCGGGGTATTCTGATCCAACAAAGTGTTCTAGCTTATGTAAGGTGTAGAGGCAAAGTCACCATGTTCACCCTTTGTTCCACACTGGTTACTGTCTGGTAACCTCATTCATTAAAGTGGTGCTCTTCACACTTCCGCTGGTGTCCCCTGCAGTTCATGATCGATGTCTCTTAGCTATAATACTATATAACCTTGCAGTCCTACTCAACTGCTTCTTTGCAGGAACAAATACAGAATCATTAG is part of the Pyxicephalus adspersus chromosome 3, UCB_Pads_2.0, whole genome shotgun sequence genome and encodes:
- the LOC140327124 gene encoding toll-like receptor 1, encoding MEKDQRGNMAEFILILFFIFASMFIDIQCIEHPLIKDQDLVTNYSYHSLGSVPTNISLETTVLDLSHNNILNLETTDLNNLLLLKVLNISYNLLTNLNKNVFDSNKSLKHLDLSNNKLENVSCTFPDSLQYLDISYNHFRTLSVCKDLGNLLQLEYLGFGAQQILKSDFEAVSQIKLQRVFMDLENLLDYQNGSLLMLNTRYLHLDSLSLKKDIFSLLFDAVNVSESLELSNFDKFQYEFKSYIPAIANNSRVTHLTMIGLSLQWNILTFVLQNIWHSSVEKFHLSEFTLEGIIKDLNFTYSNSSMKEVYIHNIENKVFFFNQTILYRLFSEMNITNLTITSANLLFMECPLKPSSFEHLDFTSNAMADDVFQGCSTMPKLKTLIMADNKLQKLSKVSSMTNKMISLQHFDVSRNQLLYNEEQCGWSQSIRKLNLSLCSLTNSVFKCLPKNITWLNLAKNELTYVVLDMTHFEKLEYLNLGYNRLFDLPDCTLLPRLMMLHAEHNQIPYPSDEIFHKCKNVSSISMGHNPFHCFCEIRTFIHEVMKSPKKLIGWPKNYVCEHPDNFKGVMLADFYMPEIYCNIFILVPVIVVPIIVGFALLFTICKYWDVPWYLKMIWQWSQTKSRTRKSMKGNWELGRDFDFHAFVSYSEQDSSWVKNIMLPSIENMDNSIRICQHERHFLPGKPIVENIINCIEKSYKSIFVLSPHFVQSEWCHYELYFAHQQLFSEKTDNLILILLEPIPQYIIPSKYSRLKALMAKRTFLEWPKEKSKHGLFWANVRAAISINLSDPHHEKSPETQSLLHGQSNTHYGAMSDLSEST